The following are encoded together in the Bacteroidota bacterium genome:
- a CDS encoding DNA gyrase/topoisomerase IV subunit A: MSYEEEDPIEEENLNEEEVDSLEESDGGIVHDNNADGGVLPVSGLYENWFLDYASYVILERAVPDLNDGLKPVQRRILHAMKEMDDGRYNKVANIIGQTMQYHPHGDASIGDAIVNLGQKNLLIDTQGNWGDIRTGDSAAASRYIEARLTSFALEVLYNPQTTTWVNSYDGRKKEPLHLPVKFPLVLAQGIEGIAVGLATKIMPHNFKELCQGSVDVLKGKKTHILPDFLTGGMADFSNYNSGMKGGKIRVRARIEQAEGKRLLVKEIPYGTTTGSLIDSIVKANDNGKIKIRKVIDNTAKDVEIEIQVMPGISPEMTIDALYAFTDCEVSISPSACVIVDDKPVFLSVDEMLEISTHKTVDLLEQELKIKLAELNEKWHFSSLEKIFIEERIYRDIEECETWEEIIQTIDKGLEPFKPKLKRDVTVEDIAKLTEIRIKRISKFDSFKADELLIALEKQIAEVLYNLEHLVDYAIDYFENLVKKYGKGKERQTEIRLFDTIEANVVAVANEKLYANFAEGFVGMELKKDEYITDCSDIDDIIAFRKDGKYQISKVAGKQFMGKDLIHVDVFRKNDDRKVYNVVYVDGKSKIAYVKRFNVLSLIRDKEYDLTSGTPGSKVLYFTANYNSEAEKIGIYLSSLASAKKKLLEYNFTELAIKGRNSRGNLLTKHPIRKIEMTEKGVSTERGRDIYYELEIGRLNTDGRGEYLGSFTSEDRILAIFHDGSYEITDNELTHKFDGKEILFLQKFNTAQPINAVHYDPDTKAVFVKRFKIETTTLGRKFSFISEGRGAKLLIASTFENPEIEYSYKNERGVKISQKVTLADFIDVKGWKATGNKLTSERLTSIKLLSPLKGEITKENIGDNIPNKEEQQIESQDIEDVEKDDGDETSPIQIPPLPISEEVVQETVIKQPKTEKEKPVDKQTENEPQPKKPVIKSPRQDIPEIKMTVVDTRTKNEDEDNADSFGQKSLFDL, encoded by the coding sequence ATGAGTTACGAAGAAGAAGATCCCATAGAAGAAGAAAATTTGAATGAAGAAGAAGTTGATTCATTAGAAGAATCGGATGGTGGAATTGTGCATGATAACAATGCAGATGGTGGCGTATTGCCGGTTTCTGGCTTATATGAAAATTGGTTTTTAGATTATGCATCTTATGTTATTTTGGAGCGAGCCGTTCCTGACCTCAATGATGGTTTAAAGCCTGTTCAGCGCAGAATTTTACATGCGATGAAAGAGATGGACGATGGCAGATACAACAAAGTTGCCAATATCATCGGACAGACCATGCAATACCATCCTCACGGTGATGCCTCTATTGGTGATGCGATTGTGAATTTAGGACAAAAAAATTTACTCATTGACACACAAGGTAACTGGGGTGATATTCGAACCGGTGATAGTGCAGCAGCTTCCCGATACATTGAAGCCAGACTCACGTCATTTGCACTTGAAGTGCTCTATAATCCACAAACAACCACTTGGGTTAATTCTTATGATGGTAGAAAAAAAGAGCCTTTGCACCTGCCTGTTAAGTTTCCTTTAGTTCTGGCACAAGGAATAGAAGGGATTGCTGTGGGACTTGCAACCAAAATTATGCCTCACAATTTCAAAGAATTGTGTCAAGGGTCCGTAGATGTGCTCAAGGGCAAAAAAACACATATACTGCCGGATTTCTTAACCGGTGGCATGGCTGATTTCTCTAACTATAACAGCGGAATGAAGGGTGGTAAAATCAGGGTGAGGGCACGCATTGAACAGGCAGAAGGGAAAAGACTGCTGGTAAAAGAAATTCCCTACGGTACTACAACCGGGTCTTTGATTGATTCTATTGTGAAAGCCAACGACAACGGCAAAATCAAAATTCGCAAAGTCATTGATAATACTGCCAAAGATGTTGAAATTGAAATTCAGGTAATGCCCGGTATCAGTCCTGAAATGACGATAGATGCACTCTATGCTTTTACGGATTGTGAAGTTTCTATTTCTCCCAGTGCATGTGTGATTGTAGATGATAAACCGGTTTTTCTGTCGGTGGATGAAATGCTTGAAATCAGCACACATAAGACTGTTGATTTACTTGAGCAGGAACTCAAAATAAAATTAGCGGAACTGAATGAAAAATGGCATTTTAGTTCCTTAGAGAAAATTTTTATTGAAGAAAGGATTTATCGCGACATTGAAGAGTGTGAAACTTGGGAAGAAATCATACAAACCATAGATAAAGGATTAGAACCATTTAAACCCAAGCTCAAAAGAGATGTAACTGTTGAGGATATTGCCAAATTGACTGAAATTCGAATCAAGCGTATTTCCAAATTTGATTCTTTCAAAGCAGATGAACTGCTGATAGCACTTGAAAAACAGATTGCAGAAGTGCTTTATAACCTTGAACATCTTGTGGATTATGCCATTGATTATTTTGAAAATCTGGTGAAAAAATATGGTAAAGGAAAAGAAAGGCAAACAGAAATCAGATTGTTTGATACCATTGAAGCTAATGTTGTTGCGGTTGCTAATGAAAAACTCTATGCAAATTTTGCAGAAGGGTTTGTAGGTATGGAACTAAAAAAAGATGAATACATTACGGATTGCTCTGATATTGATGATATTATCGCTTTCCGAAAAGACGGGAAATATCAGATTAGTAAGGTGGCAGGTAAGCAGTTTATGGGCAAAGACCTGATTCATGTGGATGTATTCAGAAAGAACGATGATCGCAAAGTGTACAACGTTGTGTATGTGGACGGGAAAAGTAAAATTGCCTATGTGAAACGTTTTAATGTATTAAGTCTTATACGCGACAAGGAATATGACCTTACTAGCGGAACACCCGGTTCTAAAGTGTTGTATTTTACTGCTAATTACAATTCAGAAGCCGAAAAGATTGGTATTTATTTAAGTTCGCTTGCAAGTGCAAAAAAGAAACTCTTAGAATACAATTTTACAGAATTAGCCATCAAAGGCAGAAACTCTCGCGGCAATTTGCTGACCAAACACCCTATTAGGAAAATTGAGATGACTGAAAAAGGTGTTTCAACGGAAAGGGGGCGCGATATTTATTATGAACTTGAAATTGGAAGGCTTAACACTGATGGGCGGGGAGAATACCTAGGTTCTTTTACTTCGGAAGATAGAATTTTGGCAATTTTTCACGATGGAAGTTACGAGATTACGGATAATGAACTGACGCACAAATTTGACGGTAAAGAGATTCTGTTTCTTCAGAAATTTAATACTGCTCAACCCATTAATGCGGTTCATTACGACCCGGATACAAAAGCTGTTTTTGTTAAACGCTTTAAGATTGAAACAACTACACTGGGCAGAAAATTTAGTTTTATCAGCGAAGGTCGAGGAGCTAAGTTGCTTATAGCATCTACATTTGAAAATCCTGAAATTGAATATAGTTATAAGAATGAACGCGGGGTGAAAATTTCTCAAAAAGTAACACTTGCAGATTTTATTGATGTTAAAGGGTGGAAAGCCACAGGAAATAAGCTTACTTCTGAAAGGTTGACAAGTATCAAATTACTTTCACCATTAAAAGGAGAAATAACAAAAGAAAATATTGGGGATAATATACCAAACAAAGAAGAACAGCAGATTGAATCCCAAGATATTGAAGATGTTGAAAAAGATGATGGAGATGAGACTTCGCCAATACAAATACCGCCTTTGCCCATATCTGAAGAAGTTGTGCAAGAGACAGTGATAAAACAGCCTAAAACAGAAAAAGAAAAACCGGTCGATAAGCAAACCGAAAATGAGCCTCAACCTAAAAAGCCGGTAATTAAAAGTCCCCGCCAAGATATACCTGAAATCAAGATGACCGTGGTTGACACACGAACCAAGAATGAGGACGAGGATAATGCCGATAGTTTTGGACAAAAAAGCCTTTTTGATTTATAA